Below is a window of Zygotorulaspora mrakii chromosome 3, complete sequence DNA.
TGAAACATCCaattgaaatggaaaaacaaCTTTAcgtaaaatttttgatttctttccagcagatcttttccaaaaaaatctaaCGTATTGAACAGTCAAGAATTCCGGCAATTTTGTTATTTGTTTGTCGACAGAATATATTGAATTAATCCCCGTTATTTCTGatctcttttcaattttatcgTGCAATGATTCTAGTAGtccatttttcagaaaattaGTTGTACCCGAAATATGACACTGTAGTTTgacatcattttcatcctCGGTTATCTTGACGTCTTCTTCGTTATTTGTATCCTTGATAGTAGTTCTGAAACGAATATTGAACTGATCACTGAATTTATCGCCGAAAACAATTGACATCGTCTGAAATAATTGTGTAAATAGCTCCTCAGCGTCCTGTTGCTTGTAGAACCCAGATTGGCTATCGCGTTCAGCAAATTGTGGATAACATTTTCTCAGAGCAGTCAAGAGAACCATGGGCATAACAgatttgaaacttttactttttaaattttcaaagcaaCGTTTCACTTCAATAACAATTTTTCTGTGTGGCTCCTCTGCGGTCCGACCAGAACTGGAATCCGTTGGCTTATATTCCAATACCATTTCCCTCAGGGGCTCAATTCTATATAATGCTTGCAAAGTAGCATTCATATAACATGTATTACCCATGTTTTGGAATCCAATTGGTAGTTGGTTTAcatgttgaaattgttgcTCCGGTGccaaatcttcaataaatttgCTTTGCTTTGCTGGTTTAGCTATCAAACTCTCATCAGGTGTACCAAGAAGCATTACAGTGGAGCCCTCCTTAATGACTGAAGACAAATTACTCATTGAGTCATCGGTTAATCCGCCCTTaaccaaatatttctgaCGTGAGGCTGGTACTTTCACAAGATCTTCCACCTTGCTCTTCAGATCTGCCACTGTTGCAGATTCCTCTAGAGTTATTGGGTAGACTTTTCCAGCATGTTTTATGTTAACTTTCAGAAAACATCTCGCATCAAAGGTTAGTATTATGTGTTTATAGCTTTGTGGAGAAACATGTCACACAGAAACATACAATTCAAATTTCCCGGATTCATTATAGATGCAATTGCGTTATTGAAATCGACTAGCACAGGTCAAGAAGGATTAAGAATTCTCTTTAAAGTTTTTTGGAAGTCTAATATACTCTGGCAGTGTGGCGAAATGTCGAATCTCTTATTCTCCGTAAGGGACTTCCTATTTACCGTCAAACGTGCACGATGAtctcaaaaaatgacattaTAAGTCGCAAATGTGTCATTAATAGACAAATGCTGCCTATATTCATATGAAGTCACCTGTAGTTCGAGTCGGTTATATACTCGGCAGTTCATATATGTTTAATCGATTTGCCTAAACAGCGTTCTTAGATGCTTTTTTCTGGAAGTAAACAGTTTTTTAACGATTTGTACTTGAGTTTAAATATTGAAACAACAAAACGTTACGACTAAAAACTAAACTGCCGCCtctatttaaaaaaaatttaaaaaagtgTATACACTATATCAGTTTTAATTTGTTTGAGAGTTGGAATTAGTCACAGTAGCAACGATTCGGAAGAGTTATATCTTTTCTACCACGTATAGCCTGCGTCAGCAGAGAAACGCACTTTTCTATGAAAGTATTTGGTTGATTTACCTTTGTTGTGCTGGTGTAATTGTACTAAAAGAGGAAAATGTGTCACTGAAAAGAATACTGAAAATCACGCTTAATAAAGTAGAGGTCAGGTAAGATAATTATTGGTATATTCGAGGCCCTTTGTCACTCTATCGGCTCTCTACCGAAAGATATCTTGCCAACcttgtttcaattgatttcaaatttactAACACTACAGGCGCTGTagaaaaatgattgaaGGTCTGCAATTCACACTGATATCAATTCAGCAAAGGATCAAGCCATATAACTGCCGAGGACAGTATTATCTTTTGAGATCACATAGTACGTTTAATATGTTGATAATTTTCCACATCTTCACCAGCtcatctggaaaaaagtACAAAATTAAAACAACTTCACTGAACTATTAATCCACCTGAAGTCGGTGTACGACACGTTATAGAGCCTCAAAGTACTTTTGAAATGTCCACCTCTGTCATTCTTCCAAGAAGGAAGCGCCTTTCCGAGGGCTTGACGGTTACCCAGAAGGTCTTCGTGAGATCGAGAAATGGAGGAGcatcaaaaattgtcaGAGAACACTACTTAAGAAGGGATATCCCATGTTTATCGAAAGCTTGTAAGTATTGCCCGAAGATTGTGGTTCCAAACGCTAAGGATGATTTACCAACATTCGTTCTGTCGGAGACTCCACAAGTACTTGAATCAGGTATTGGTAAGCATTACGTTGTGCTAGATACAAACATCGTATTGCAAGCAATCGATTTATTGGAAAACAGAAACTGTTTTTTTGACGTCATTGTTCCGCAAACAGTGCTGGACGAAGTAAGAAATCAGTCATACCCTGTGTATACGAGATTAAGGACCCTGTGTCGTGACAGCGACGACATCAAACGATTTGCCGTGTATCATAACGAATTCAGTGAAAATACATATGTTGAAAGACTACCTAATGAGACTATAAATGATAGAAATGATAGAGCAATTAGAAAGACCTGTCAATGGTATGCCGAACATTTAAAGGAAACCGGTATCGGCATTATACTAGTGACAAACGACAGGCTAAATAAAGAGGCCGCAATAAAGGAAGGAGAAGGATTTGAAACGAAATCATTGTTTGAATACGTTAGTGTTTTACCGAACGCTGACGATATTAAGGAATctattccaaattttgaatcttctCTAGGAAACATTAAGGATAAAGAGGCCAAAGCAGATTTCAATTACCCAGAATTCTATTCCACAGCCAGAGTTATGGGTGGATTGAAGAACGGTGCATTATACCAAGGCAACATTCAAATATCAGAGTATAACTTTTTAGAAGGCTCAATATCTTTGCCAACCTTTTCCAAACCGGTCCTCGTTGTTGgtcaaaagaatatcaacaGGGCATTCAACGGTGATCAGGTTGTTGTCGAGTTACTTCCAAAGAGCGAGTGGAAGGCTCCCTCGTCAATTGCTTTAGACTCTGAACATTTTGACGTCAATGATAATGCAGATGTAGATGGTGAcggtgatgatgaatctAATGAAAGGAATATTAATGGAATAATATCTGATGTGCAGCGGAGATTATTAGCCCAAGACGCTATTTTGGCACAGAAATCGAACAAAATTCAGCCAACAGCCAAAGTGGTTTCTATTACAAGAAGGTCGTGGAGACAATATGTTGGCCAGATTGCTCAAAACTCAGTCGATCTGCAAAATGGAGCCACTCAAAATGTATTTGTCATCTTAATGGACAAATGTCTACCAAAAGTTAGAATTCGTACCAGACGTGCCGCTGAGTTGCTATCGAAGAGAATTGTCATATCAATTGATTCTTGGCCAACTACTCACAAGTACCCTTTGGGACACTTTGTTAGAGACTTAGGTGAAGTCGAATCTGCCCAAGCCGAAACAGAGTCCTTATTGCTAGAGCATGACGTGGAATACAGACCTTTCTCCAAAAAGGTGTTGGAATGTTTACCTAAAGAAGGCCACAAATGGAAAGCTCCTGAAAATTTATCCTCTCCGGAAGCCTTAGCGAAAGATTCTCTCTTAGCGAAAAGACGTGACCTGAGAGAAAAGCTAATTTGTAGTATTGATCCACCTGGATGTGTCGATATTGATGATGCTCTTCATGCAAAAAAGCTTCCCAATGGTAATTGGGAAGTAGGTGTTCACATAGCTGATGTTACTCATTTTGTGAAACCCGGCACGGCCCTTGATGCCGAGGGTGCTTCGAGGGGTACTTCTGTTTATTTGGTTGACAAGCGTATCGATATGCTTCCCATGCTCCTAGGTACTGACTTATGCTCTTTGAAGCCCTATGTCGATAGGTTCGCATTTTCAGTCCTTTGGGAATTGGATAGCGAAGCGAATATTGTGAACGCCGATTTCGCCAAATCAGTCATTCGTTCTAGAGAGGCCTTTTCATATGAGCAAGCTCAGCTTCGAATCGACGATAGAAATCAAACGGATGAGTTGACAGAAGGCATGAGGACCTTACTTAGACTTtcaatcaaattgaaacaaaagagATTGAGTGCAGGTGCTTTAAATTTAGCTTCTCCTGAAGTGAAAGTCCACATGGACAGCGAAACTTCAGATCCAAACGAAGtcgaaatcaaaaagcttTTGGCTACAAATTCATTAGTCGAAGAATTCATGTTGTTGGCTAATATATCTgttgcaagaaaaatatatgaaTCGTTCCCTCAAACTGCCATGCTGAGAAGACACGCCTCTCCTCCATCtacaaattttgaaacctTAAATGAAATGCTGCAAACAAGAAAGGGTATGTCTATCTCTTTAGAATCGTCAAAAGCACTTGCTGATTCGTTAGACCGTTGTGTTGATCCGACAGATCCTTACTTCAATACTTTGGTTCGTATAATGTCAACGCGTTGTATGATGGCAGCTCAATATTTCTATTCTGGTGCATACTCTTATTCCGATTTCCGTCACTACGGTCTTGCAGTTGATATCTACACGCATTTTACGTCACCAATTAGAAGATTTTGCGATATTGTTGCCCATAGGCAACTAGCAGGAGCTATTGGGTATGAATCGTTAGATTTGTCCCACAGAGATAAAAATAAGATGGATATGATTTGCAAGAATATAAACAGAAGACATAGGAATGCTCAATTTGCCGGTAGAGCTAGTATCGAGTACTACGTTGGTCAAGTTATGAGGAATAATGAGACAGTGGAGACAGGTTACGTAATCAAAGTTCTTAATAATGGTATTGTAGTATTAGTACCAAAATTTGGTGTTGAAGGTTTAATCAGATCAGAAAATTTAACAAAAGATACAAACTCTGTTGAATATGACGAGGTTAACTACAAATTATCGTTTATTCAATCGGGTACTGACATTAGAAGAGatatatttgtttttgataagGTAGAAGTGCAATTAAAATCGGTATTAGATCCAATCACGAGTAAGCGTAAGGCCGAACTCTTGCTCAAGTGAAATGCATAACTAAATATTACATACCGTAAACAGCAATCTAGATGAAGTTACTATGCCTAAAGCTCAATGTTTTTTGACGACACCTTTGTCGTTTGCTGATGCCAAAATATAATCTCTATAATCAAATATAGTACCATCAAATCTTTTCGCTGTACCACTCTCGGATACCCATATCTCATTACAAACACTATCAATGACCGAGATATCATGAGAAACCATAAGAACACCACCAGTAAAGTTTTTCAACGCATCAACAAGCGCATCAATACCATTAGTATCCAAATGATTTGAAGGCTCGTCaagaatcaaaatatgAGGATTGGTCAAACACAAGGATGCGAAAGCAACACGAGATTTTTGACCACCTGAAAGTAATTGCATCTTCTGCAAACCCAGAGAGCCTGTTATACCAAAAGAACCCAAATGACGTCTATACTCCTCGTCTGTTCTCCCAGGGAATGTTTTAGACATCCAGTCAACGGCTGATGAATTAAGATCCATAGCATCAACGTGATGTTGCGCAAAATAAGCAACACGCAATCTAGaatttcttgaaacatAACCCTTCAACGGTCTTAGCTGCTCCATCATGACCTTTAACAAAGTTGTTTTACCGCAACCATTAGCACCCACAAGGGCAATTCTAGAGTTCATTTGGATATCAAGGTTAACATCCTTCAGCAAGAGATCAGTTTCATTGTACCCGAATGAAACATCTTGCAATTGGATAATAGGCGGTGATAGCTTTTCACAGTCTGGAAATTTAAATGTGatacttctttcttcttctggaGGCTCCAAAACGGGAAGCTTCTCCAGTTTCTTAATTCTTGATTGTGCTTCTTGTGATTTTGCTGCATTGTACCTATATTTATCAATGAATTCCTGCATATGTTTCCTATACGCCATTTGATTGTCATATTCTCTTTGGgcattctttcttctttcttctttggtAGCATAGAAGGAGTCGAAGTCTTGGCCTCTATAGTAATCAAGTCTTTCATTATGTTGGTAGATGATATCGGTAGCGACTtcgttcaaaaaaatacgaTCGTGCGATACAACGAAAACGGTAGAAGGATAGGTTTTCAAATACTCAGAAAGATATGCAATAGAAGGAACGTCCAACATGTTAGAAGGTTCATCTAATAAAAGTAGATCTGGTTG
It encodes the following:
- the DIS3 gene encoding exosome catalytic subunit DIS3 (similar to Saccharomyces cerevisiae DIS3 (YOL021C); ancestral locus Anc_1.367); this translates as MSTSVILPRRKRLSEGLTVTQKVFVRSRNGGASKIVREHYLRRDIPCLSKACKYCPKIVVPNAKDDLPTFVLSETPQVLESGIGKHYVVLDTNIVLQAIDLLENRNCFFDVIVPQTVLDEVRNQSYPVYTRLRTLCRDSDDIKRFAVYHNEFSENTYVERLPNETINDRNDRAIRKTCQWYAEHLKETGIGIILVTNDRLNKEAAIKEGEGFETKSLFEYVSVLPNADDIKESIPNFESSLGNIKDKEAKADFNYPEFYSTARVMGGLKNGALYQGNIQISEYNFLEGSISLPTFSKPVLVVGQKNINRAFNGDQVVVELLPKSEWKAPSSIALDSEHFDVNDNADVDGDGDDESNERNINGIISDVQRRLLAQDAILAQKSNKIQPTAKVVSITRRSWRQYVGQIAQNSVDLQNGATQNVFVILMDKCLPKVRIRTRRAAELLSKRIVISIDSWPTTHKYPLGHFVRDLGEVESAQAETESLLLEHDVEYRPFSKKVLECLPKEGHKWKAPENLSSPEALAKDSLLAKRRDLREKLICSIDPPGCVDIDDALHAKKLPNGNWEVGVHIADVTHFVKPGTALDAEGASRGTSVYLVDKRIDMLPMLLGTDLCSLKPYVDRFAFSVLWELDSEANIVNADFAKSVIRSREAFSYEQAQLRIDDRNQTDELTEGMRTLLRLSIKLKQKRLSAGALNLASPEVKVHMDSETSDPNEVEIKKLLATNSLVEEFMLLANISVARKIYESFPQTAMLRRHASPPSTNFETLNEMLQTRKGMSISLESSKALADSLDRCVDPTDPYFNTLVRIMSTRCMMAAQYFYSGAYSYSDFRHYGLAVDIYTHFTSPIRRFCDIVAHRQLAGAIGYESLDLSHRDKNKMDMICKNINRRHRNAQFAGRASIEYYVGQVMRNNETVETGYVIKVLNNGIVVLVPKFGVEGLIRSENLTKDTNSVEYDEVNYKLSFIQSGTDIRRDIFVFDKVEVQLKSVLDPITSKRKAELLLK
- the UBP6 gene encoding ubiquitin-specific protease UBP6 (similar to Saccharomyces cerevisiae UBP6 (YFR010W); ancestral locus Anc_1.369) is translated as MSNLSSVIKEGSTVMLLGTPDESLIAKPAKQSKFIEDLAPEQQFQHVNQLPIGFQNMGNTCYMNATLQALYRIEPLREMVLEYKPTDSSSGRTAEEPHRKIVIEVKRCFENLKSKSFKSVMPMVLLTALRKCYPQFAERDSQSGFYKQQDAEELFTQLFQTMSIVFGDKFSDQFNIRFRTTIKDTNNEEDVKITEDENDVKLQCHISGTTNFLKNGLLESLHDKIEKRSEITGINSIYSVDKQITKLPEFLTVQYVRFFWKRSAGKKSKILRKVVFPFQLDVSDMLSPEYAKSKIQVRDDFRQIDKQRIEKENENKKRKLNSNDETQSIVLTPREKYETEVALVESEKEHWRQEYIKKTPKDLEPGENPSCLYELVGVITHQGANSESGHYQSFIRDDIDENKWYNFNDDKVNVVSKEKIETLAGGGESDSALILIFKGFGL